Part of the Olsenella profusa DSM 13989 genome, CTCGACCGTGTGTTCATGCAGAACAACAAGCTGTCCTTGGGCGACACCGTGGAGTTCGACGGTAAGACGTTCACAATCTGCGGCATCGTGTCTCTCCCCGACTACGTCACGCTTTTCGAGAACAATAGCGATACTGTGTATGACGCCCTCACGTTTGGTGTGGGCCAAGTCACGTCGGGGGCGCGTGACGCGCTGGCCAAGGGTGACCAGACCTTCACGTACTCGTTCTCCTTTGGTGACCGCGACCTGTCCCTAGCCGATCGCGTCAGCCTTGAGAAGCGCATGGTCGACGTGCTCATCGACCATGGCGTCTCGGTGAGCGACATGATCGACCATGAGTACAACCAGGGCATCAGCTATGCCACGGGCGACAACGAGGGTGACCTCAACACGGCCCTGACCCTCACGATCATCCTCACGATCGTCCTCTCCTTCATCTTTGTGCTGCTCACCAATGCCACCATCGAGCAGGAGAGCAGTGCTATCGGCACGCTGCTCTCGATGGGCTACACAAAGGGCGAGCTGGTCAGGCACTACCTCACGCTGCCGATGATCGTGGGCGCGGTGGGCTGCCTGCTGGGCCTCGGGTACGCCATCCTGGTGGAGGACACTATCCGACAGTCGTATTACAACACGTACAGCCTGCCTCCCTACGTGCGCGGCTTCCATCCTGACATCTACCTCAAGACGGTTCTTGTGCCGCTTGTGCTACTGTTCGTAATCCTTCTCGCTGGCCTTTTACTCAAGCTGCGCCTTACGCCGCTGCAATTTTTGCGCGGCGAGGTACGGGGCAGCAGGGGGGCGAAGAAGGAGTCGTCGCTGCCCGAGGGTATGAGCTACGTGCAGCGCTTTCGCCTGCGCGTCTTCCTGCGTAACACCTCGAGCTTCGTCATACTGTTCATTGGCATCCTCGTTGCCAACACGCTGCTGCTCTTCTCGCTCTCCGTCATGCCGTCGGTTCGCAGCTATGCGGTCGAGCTGAAGCGCGGCATCCCGGCGGAGCACGTCTATACGCTCAAGGACGAGCTGCGGATTGATGGCACTGCCGACGAGCGAGCCGCATGGGCCGCCATTGAGGAGATCACCACCAATGAGAAGTACGCCGGCATCGACCTTGACCTCATCGAGGATGTGGCCAATGACCTGCGGGCTGCAGGCTCGAGCTTCCGCGACTTTGATAAGGACGCCATTGGCGCACTTGCCCTCATGAGCAACCTCACGAAGGCCGACGTGGACGATTCCGACGAGCTTAGGATGCTCATGCGAGCCTATGGCGTGGATGACTTCACCGACCTTGCCGACACCAACTTCCACAAGCTGTTTGTCGCGGTCATGGCCAGACAAGGCGTGCACCTCTCCGATGCCACTGACGGTCAGCTCACAACCTTGCTCGAGCACGCGCGTGAGTTGAGCAAACAGATCGCCCCCCTCACCGACGACGAACGCAAGGACTTTGGCAACCTCATCGTTGACGTCTCGAAGGTGGACAACTTCGACATCGCCGTGAACCCCGCCCAGATGAGCCAGGCCACGATCGACCAGGCAGAGCCCTTCGCCGTTACTCGGCTCGAGTGCGGCCGTGCGCTCGATGACAGCAACGAGACGGTCACCATATACGGCATCCAGGAGGGCTCCGCATATTACCCAGACATCGACGTGAGCGGTGGACGCATCGTGGCAGATCCCGGGCTGCTTGAGAAGTGCGGCATCACGCTCGGCGAGCCCGCCACGTTTACCGACCGCACGACGGGTGACGCCTACGACATCACGATTGACGGGGCGACTGCGCTTGCGGCCTCGACCAATGTGTACATGAGCATCGATACGTTCAACCAGATGTTCGGCAATGACGAGGGCTACTTCAACGGATACTTCTCCAACGAGGCGCTCGACCTCAACCGGCGCTACCTTGTGTCCGACTACACCCCGGCAGACGCCGACAAGATTGCCGACCAGCTTGAAGACAGCTATGGCGACATCATGAACGTCATCACATGGCTCTCGATTCCCATCTTCATCATCGTCATCTACCTGC contains:
- a CDS encoding FtsX-like permease family protein encodes the protein MSPLGKRYPRSIRHNLGRYIGLLILLMMAVGLGNGYMQAAQNNIDMMSGMREKYSVEDGRFMTDFEAKADAIKDVEALGCTVHENFSYDASLTIPGRTIDDTTVRLYGDREGFDEVSYTDGRAPEADGEVALDRVFMQNNKLSLGDTVEFDGKTFTICGIVSLPDYVTLFENNSDTVYDALTFGVGQVTSGARDALAKGDQTFTYSFSFGDRDLSLADRVSLEKRMVDVLIDHGVSVSDMIDHEYNQGISYATGDNEGDLNTALTLTIILTIVLSFIFVLLTNATIEQESSAIGTLLSMGYTKGELVRHYLTLPMIVGAVGCLLGLGYAILVEDTIRQSYYNTYSLPPYVRGFHPDIYLKTVLVPLVLLFVILLAGLLLKLRLTPLQFLRGEVRGSRGAKKESSLPEGMSYVQRFRLRVFLRNTSSFVILFIGILVANTLLLFSLSVMPSVRSYAVELKRGIPAEHVYTLKDELRIDGTADERAAWAAIEEITTNEKYAGIDLDLIEDVANDLRAAGSSFRDFDKDAIGALALMSNLTKADVDDSDELRMLMRAYGVDDFTDLADTNFHKLFVAVMARQGVHLSDATDGQLTTLLEHARELSKQIAPLTDDERKDFGNLIVDVSKVDNFDIAVNPAQMSQATIDQAEPFAVTRLECGRALDDSNETVTIYGIQEGSAYYPDIDVSGGRIVADPGLLEKCGITLGEPATFTDRTTGDAYDITIDGATALAASTNVYMSIDTFNQMFGNDEGYFNGYFSNEALDLNRRYLVSDYTPADADKIADQLEDSYGDIMNVITWLSIPIFIIVIYLLTKTLIDRSARSIAYMKVFGYKNSEIDMLYLRSITVGVVISLFVSVPILRELIGVVYRFMLAAQNGNYVYTLTLQIVVIDLVIALITYLVVALLHMRHIKKVPLSLALKVVE